The nucleotide sequence CAGATACATCATCTTCATTTGATCCCTTTTCTGGCCCTTCCTCATTACAGCTACCAACTTCAGCTTCTTCCTCGAGCACGAGAATATTCGGTTCAGCTGCTACTTTGCTCAAGACATCACTAACAGAATCAAAGTAATGATGACCTTTTACAAGTTTCCTCCTCGAAAACTTCTCAACACCAGGAATAAGAAAAACCAAATAATCTTTGGAGGTAATATAGCCTCGATTCTTTGGTTGCTCAGAGTGCCAACCTCTTGCCAGTAAGCGAGGCCAAACAGCTTCCCAGAAGAGATCATTACATTTGGTTTTGCTCAGCCGAAACCCTCCAGTCAAAGATTGTATTATATCACTAAGTCCAAGAGAAGACAAAGCTTTGCAAGTTGGTGCTAAAAACGCCTTACGACTGTTCTTCACAGGCTCGACACCAAGCCTAGTAAGGTCTCCCTTCTCCTTACCAATACCTACTGCTTCCACAAGAACACCAACTCCAACAATAGACTTCAAAGAAGATATGTATTCTTCTAGAGAAGTTCTTCCCTCCACATATGACTTAGAAACCTgagtataaatatatgcaaagtGAGGACTGGagaaaattatatgtatatatatatatatagctggTGTAATGTAATGAAAAAAAAGGTACTGGTGTGGGCATAGAGGTTCAAATAATCATGGTACATCACAATAAGATGCTTCAAAAACTAGTGAAGCTTTGACTTCGTAACATTAAATGAAGGACTACACATGAGATGTAACAGTTGAATACCTGTGACAGAGTATCTTGCGATTCTTCAGATACATGAGTAATCAAGCGAGACAAAAGTTCATGTTGCCTCGGTCCACTAAAAAGTTTCTGTCCTATCATACGTTTCCCCCCCTTTTTTTTCCTGCACTCTGACCATCTACGATATCCATCAGTTTTGTAAAACTTTCCATAGTAAAATGAGAGTATTTCCCCCATCCGTTTGTTATCTAAGAATCTTTTTATCTGCATAAAATTCTTcccaaaaataaacaaaccaaGTAGAAAACTTTTTGTATCCGCGTCACTCCAGGAGCTACTCAATCGGCCAGGGGCCAATTGACATGAATTGATGTCTCCACGATATCCACATTCTTCATTAGGTATCCATGTGACTGGGATGGGCAAACCAATTGCAAAGGAAAGTGATTTATCATGCACAGATTCTGAATCAGTAGGATTCATTCTAAGCGAAAGCTGCTCCGATTTCTTAAGCACGGAAGGAATTTCTGCCTGGTACGCATGACCTATTCTAGGACTCAAATCAAGACCTTCGTGAGAAACGTGCTCCATgaaattatcatcatcattctcCTCAAACGACGACATCTGCCAAAAATATGTATGGAAACAAAATCTGATAACTATAAACTCAAATCATGCcttaagaataaataaatgttataaagaaaatgagttgttactaagaaataaatgttatctAATCATGGAAGTGAGTGTGCAAAAGCTTTGCGGCTTCAATCAAATAAATTCCCTATATGTCACCAGCATATAGAGATCAAGATAAACAATGATGACCACTGACATCATTTTTCCCTGAAACCAAGCTAAAGTACAGTATTACTTTATTATTACCTTTTTCACTTTATGTAAAGTGTAGTCAATAATCTGTTTATAGTTCATATGTACTGTTGTAATCATTAATCAATAGAAAGTTAGATTCTGTGGTTTTCCTGTTGTTGACTGATATTGTACAGgtgataattttgttttggtctGTGAGTGAAATTTAAGAGACGATCATATGTATTGTAGATCTGGTTTGATCACTGGAAAACCTCTTTGTATCTCAAGATTATTAAAACATGAATGATTAAGTTTTACTTGTATCTCAGAGCATTCAATTGCTGAAATGTTCAAAAGTCTGTATTGCAAGGTTTTGTATTCAAATTAGTATAAAGAAACTGCTTGTTTTTCATAACTTTACATGGACTGCTAAATAGCCCTAGCGAAAAATTGAGGATACCATTACGAAACATGTGAATCATAAACATAGCCATAAACATGTGATCCATATTGAAGTGAATTACCTTTACCAAATGTTTCAATAGGATCACCTCAGCTTTTACCACAGTAGTGCTGGTTTTGCTTTACCTCGTTTGTTAATTGTTCCTGCATAGATCACAATTCACATCAAACTCAGTAAGTGTTAGGTATATGTTGAGAAAGTGTGATAGACGACAAGATTACAATGTTCGTTGCATTAATTTTTGCACCTCGTCTATAACTGAAGAAAATATGTGAATGATTGCAGAGACAAAATTATTCCAAAACCTTGCAACAAACAGCAAAATACGGGATAATCTAGAATCTTGAATTCTGAATGAATGCACTTACAACAAGAGAAAGTGTATTTAATTAgcaaattataatttatacagAAATGGAAGGCAAGCGGGCAACAAAATGTGTGCTAATCCATTTTGAATGACAAAACCAAAATCGTCTTAAATACAACATTGCTAGGCATAACCCTTTGAACTCTTTGTAGAACACATTTTGTGAGTGAATGATTGAATTGGTTAGTTTCAAATCAGAAGATTGTGCATCTGAAATGCAATTAGGGTTCCAAgataagaagaaaaattgattaAGTGTCGAATCGCTGTAGCTAAAGGTTCACACTCAAAATGGCCCAACAACAACCTTCAAAATTGTTCTCCATTCCAAATTTCTCCATCTCTTGATCTTATAACACATTTATTGTTAAGCCATGATTAGATAACTAACTCAAATCATGTAGATTAGATAACATAATCAAGATGCATACTTCAAACATGAGTTATTATGTAACTAGGAATAAAAGTAATATACGGTATTACTCACCACCCATCATATATACTTATATGTTATTATGACACGCATAGGATTAGGATAACAGAAGCATGCAAGTTAAAGATATTAAGGATTTGTTGATAAGAGAGAAacgtgaatgaatgaatattagtGTTGTTGAATGCTCTAAGGTTTTGTTTTCAAAGGGTGCATAGtagtaacaaaaataaataaataaataaacaagacaataaataaatggatgaATATTTGAACGTAGATGgagaaagaaaaagggaaagaaaGAGAACCTGGTATTGTTTTATGATGACAAGAATGAATGAAACGACGACGATGTCTTGCAAAACCAATATGAAGAAAGCAACACAATACTTCtacttattttatttgcttACTTTTTTATAACCAAGTCCGTGTGCTGTGGGTTAGACCCAAATTGAAACAAGAGtttcttctttactttttttttataatgaaagaTTTTGGTGAGTTGAATTTCCAGACTCACAAGTTAGGGCGGATCTCAAAGTTCAGCGATCGTTTATAATGTACTTACAAATCATTCATATTGACAACAAGAGTTTAACGTAATCGGTCAACTTCTTACCAACTAAGtcaattttcattggttaaacaAAAATTTCTTATCACACCATGCTTCTCACATGTTCTTTGGTTTTGTCATTTTATACTAGTTTAAATTCTATAATTTGAAACTTAAGAATatgtttcagattatataatctgaatcgtatcaatatatatacacacacgcaCGCATACACTACTTAGCCACTTTTCATTGTTtcccattttttaaatttaacctaaaaccattcaaaaaaaaaaaattcgctCCTTGGGTCAAATTTCAACTAAATGTGGTCAAATCCTTTGAATTTTAGATGTTTCATACAACAGCACAAGAGGTTAGtgtatattttctcaaaatcttgtgggtttgatttttttttttttttccctttcttatGGATTCTTCATCATTTCCCTTTCTCAACATCCTTATTTTTCCTCCATTTTTCTTTGCCATTAGTTTACCTCCCTTCATCACCATTCACTTTCTTGTGCCCTTTTGCTTGATTTACTTGCTTGGTCACTTCCTCTGAGCTTCTTTGCTTGACTCTCAATTCACCTGCTTCCAAAGATCCTCCAAATTTGTTCTGAAAACCTTCTCTATCTTTATCACCTCAGTGATAGTTGCTCCACAAGATTTCATTTGATTCTTGTTTTGACATTTCAAGCATATCATATTGGCAACATAAAGCTTGTCATCACCAATATACACTTTCTCAAGAGTATCCCAAAGTTGTTACCTCCTCAATGTTGGATCAACACAATGATTTCATTTTTTGCAAACCCTGGAACAACATCATTCACAATTTCAAGCACATCTTGAAATCACAATATCACCTTCATTTGGGCGCACCAACGATCGTAGTTGTAACCTTTGGATATATTGCGAATAAAATCATGGGTAAGTGGAAGTTTATTATTTTCCtaagaattttttattcttgtgagttaattttttaactttgaaaCAAATATTGGAATCTACCATTGCAACCTCCACATTCCtgggaataattttttaaaccatTAACAAACACCTTTATAGAAATATATCTTTCATGTTATTATATTCACAGAAATCTCTAAATATGACTTATAACAAATGCCCCTTAACTTTAACAAACTCAATACAACTAACTAGCTAACACCTTACTTGATTGGCAAGtaaatcaacaaatataactAACATTGATTACTTGGCTagcaaatcaaaataacaaactAACTAATTATCATCATTAACGAACTAACTTACTTAGCAGAAAAAATGTCAGATttaagaatataaataaaactcTTGCAAAATCTTACTCGGTCCAATTAATACTCACCCCTAATGATATTACTCATTGGGGAAAAAATACTTACTCTCtgttttaaaatacatgtcgCAGTCAATCACTTCACACATGTCAATACACAACTATGGTCGTTGATATCTTTAAATACcatagtaaaaaattataaaaatattaatcgaGATAAATcgaacaacatttttttttcttttggtcaacaacatttttttttcttttggtcaggtagcttagtggctagaattcaccttataaggtgaataagtggggtgtccggggttcgaaccccgacccctacatataataatgcattgtcctaccaactgagttatgctcacgggacaaTCGAACAACATTTTACATGCTAACATTTGTTTTTACATATAAGTGAAAAGATAGAGTCAAAGAAAGATATGTGAATAATACACTGTACATATTGTAAAAATGCGACATGTATTTTGGAATGAAATGATTATTATACTTTGTCAAGAGCACGTGGATGTTATTGAAATAGCTATCATTACTCTCTAAAATGTATTTATATTTCTTAGTTAACcacactaaatatttttatattatagcTTGTAAAAATTCCTCATGACATATATAGATTTTTTCCATTTAATCCTTTTAATAAGCCCCTCGATACAATGATAAGCCAAATACcaaattttattgatattttcttaCTGACCAAATTTTATTGATGTTAATTATTAGATTCAAGATTGTCATTTGGCCTCTGGAACATGAAACCGTCGTATAAATATTATTACCATATATAGTTTTATTGAtgggaaaaaaaagtaataattggTTTGTTTGGTGATcctctaaaaaattaatatgcCAATGGAAGAGAATATTGAGTACACACAAGATGGAACTGTTGATCTTAAAGGAAAACCTGTTCTCAGATCAAAAACAGGTGGCTGGAAAGCTTGCTCCTTCCTTGTTGGTAGCCTCTAGCTCTCTCTCTTTTATACACACTTTTAAAATTACATCACTTGTATATTAaggatttttttataagaaaaattatggATGTTTTTATGAccatatatataacttaattCGGAATGGGTCCGGGAGAATTCTcaaatattttcacaaaattgTAGAACTAATCATGTCGTACCTGAGTACGGCACCTCTGTTGACGGATGTCTTCTTATCCGGACGAATGGGGGTGGTGTATATACACACACTCCGACGGTCAAGTCATTATAAGTGGCGTGGAATGATAGGTATATGTGAGTAAAGTGAGCGTACATGACCCAATATCTATGAGCTAGTATTTCTAGAGTAGGTTTAAAGGTTTTGATCCTAGTAACTTTACTCGGGCAGTAGTTCATGAAGGAAAATCGTTGTCCTTGAGAGACACTTATGAGTGTTTGGTCCCGTGAGAGATTAGTGTCACGGACCAGGTTAGCCGTTCACTCTTGGCCTCATGTGTTGTATGTACCACGGCCCCCAATAGCTCCTTGCGCGAGAGGCCCTTTGAGATATGTGTTGTTGGGGTCGGCCCATACTCGAACAAGAacattgtaaatattttttctatcaCGTATCTTATTGACTAGAATTTCGTGAATAAATGTGggatttgaattttgaactCCCACTGAGTTATACTTAAtccatataataaataaatacaattattattcccgtgagcttaactcaattggtagggatattgcatattatatgcaggagccggagttcgaaccccagacactcaACTTctacacaattaaattgtgtgagctctagccactaggcctacttgaccaaaaaataagtaaTCATTGTGTTATTTAGTATTTGAGTaattttgatgactttgatAGGCTTAAAAGTAAACCATTGCGTTATTTTTGGTCAGGcttaatcatcttttaaacctTCTTAGAGCTATCATCTCTTCAACTTAATCCCTGATATCAAATACCTAAAATAAGTTTATCTTTACTACACGTTTTTCGAGACACTTGGCAAAAGGCTCATCACATGTTGAAAGAGTTCTTTTAGCATGCTTTGTTCTTATTTACACGTTTTTCAAAACGCTCTCATCGCATTAGTAACTCTTAAGTAAAACACACTTAATTatgaagtttttttgttttatgctCCCAAGATAAGATGCATATTATTGTCATAGGtaatatcatcaatttttaTAGGCAATTCACACACGCAATCTTAAGATCCCTATCatttagatttaaattttgCTTTTCCCCCTGCACAAAACACTCACGCCCTGCAGCCTTTTCAAATTTACTCCAGCGCGGGTTAATTCACGctagtttttaaatttcaaaagcaTGCTCTTTTGATGCATAAACATGATAGAAATGCCTTGCTAGAACCATCCATACATCATCACTGTCTCATTCAATTCAATACCCAACAAACCAAACCATTCCCAATCCGTGTCACTTCTCAACcattaaaactaaaacaaaacaaggcTGCAACACGTATTAAAGAATGACAAAATTTTTAGTTTGTTGAATCTATCTTTTATTCATGGATAAGTATTGCTCTTTTGAATATGTGAAAACAAACTCAGcctgagttaactcacgctggtgTTTAGAACGTGATTTTTCAGCGTCACTTAAGTCACGCCATGTTAATTAACTAACGCAAGAGTATTTTAGCCATGGTTGCAGGGCGCGACTGTTTTGTGTTGGGAGGAGAGCAAAATTCTTTATATTTTGAGTTCAATTCATCCATGGACCTATTCGCTTAAAAGCCTGCCAAGAGCCACTTTTATCCTCTCAATCTTAGACATCGTAATTTCACTATGACTATcctttttttcaaaagcaataACATTTAGACATAGAAAACTGACATATACTCCTCCTCATCAAATTAAGAGCATATAGAGgtgtcttatttttattttcttatagaCAATATGCTCATCCTCGtcaaaataaatcaacaatctcatcaacaatgactttaatgtcttatttttatttacacgACATATGCTCTTAGTAGTATGTATAAGAGATAGTGATAtgctcttattatttttttaataaacatttttttttcatatataggTGTGCTCGACAGAGAATATCTTTATCTCTTTATACACATTACTAAGAGTATATGTTGTGCTCTAATTTAGTTGTGAACTTGTGATATTCGATAGTTGTGTTTTATAGGTTTTATATGgatgattttgagtttttgtgACATTGTTGATTTTATCATATCTCTCCTAATCAATCATTCTTTCTCTAATCAAAATAATTGACTTTGATCATTTATCTATCAttctttttcatcaaaatacATTAAAATGATCAAAGTCATCGAAACTCAAAGTCATCCACGTGTCTCAAAAAACGTACAGGTAAGAACAAAGCACGCtaaaaaatctttcaataaaatgttgttttgaaatgaatgaatcaaaagtTGGTAGGCATGTCACACTTGAGGGACAGAAGTGGTTGTCCATGCATATGACTCCTAGAATGCTTTTAGGTAAAGGGACATTTGAAGGAGGGCTTATCAGAAATGATTGATACTACTCATGTCAACAAGATgcattgtttaaaaaaacaaacaaacttagAAAGTAAAAATTGTATGGTTAAGTGTGTTTGACTTGGATCACTGGTGTGATGGATGGCCTTTTAAAAGGTTCTTAGAAAGCGTTCAGACCAAGACAAAGTTTACTAAAATTAGATTGAGATGTTATAGTACTCATAGAATGGAGAAAactattatatatacacacacaccaTATGGATAAAATTTCAAGTTCTATGAAATTAGTAAAGttctcatttttgttttatcaaaaaattgCAAAGATCTTGTTCCAAACTTGACAAAATGATAGAGAAAATTTCAACTTCACATGACTAAAGTATCTGGTTAATACTCGTTAGGAAGTAAactctctatctcataaaaagtgtcacatttacattttttctgtctcaaaataattatccctttataatatcaatacaccatttattatttttttcattattatactctgatttattgaattttacCATTGAAGTCAATCTAATTCATCAATTCCTTAAAGACCGGATAcacaaatatgaaatttaatGAGACAGTGAGTATTACTGATAAGGTTGTGATATGTATAAACCTTATTAcacattgaattgaattgttttGATCTAATGAGTTCATGACATGTGTCATGCAGTGTATGGGACATTTGAAAGAATGGCTTACTATGGTATATCATCAAATTTGATCCTATATCTGACAAAGAAACTTCACCAGGGCACTGTCACCTCTTCCAACAATGTCAACAATTGGGTTGGAACTGTTTTTATTACTCCCATAATAGGTGCTTATGTTGCTGATTCTCACCTTGGTCGCTATTGGACTTTTGTCATTGCCTCCCTTATATATTTATTGGTATGCCTTTCATTTACATTATTATGTGCAAAGTCTTGCTGCTTGTTAGTATTTCTCTGATTCTTTTGGGTTGTTCATAATTCATGAGTTTTGGTTAATGGCAGGGTATGTGTCTACTTACACTATCAGTTTCTCTACCAAGCCTAAAGCCACCTGAGTGCCATGAAATGGATGTGACAAAGTGTAAAGAAGCTACCACACTACAGCTAGTTGTGTTCTATGTTGCCCTCTACATTATAGCAGTGGGAACAGGTGGAACCAAACCTAACATTTCCACCATTGGTGCTGACCAGTTTGATGATTTTGACCCAAAACAGAAGGGACTTAAGCTCTCATTCTTCAATTGGTGGATGTCCTGCATTGTTTTTGGGTCACTATTTGCATTCACAGTTATAGTGTATATACAAGATAATGTGAGTTGGACTCTTGGTTATGCTCTTCAAACAACTGGATTTGCAATATCAATCATCACATTCTTGGCAGGCACACCTTTCTATAGACACAAATTGCTTTCAGGGAGTCCCATTAATAGAATGGTTAAGGTCATTGTGGCAGCTATAAGGAAATGGGGTGTAACTGTTCCTGAAGACCCAAAAGAACTATATGAGCTTAGTTTGGAAGAGTATACCAGTAAAGGGAAGTTCAAGATTGATTCCACTCCAACATTCAGGTACAAGTTCTAGCCTACTTTCTCATACTTCTGATGTGTGGTTTTACTAGGAAATGTTGATTCTTGTATTTACAAATGCATGTGTAGGTTCCTTAATAAGGCTTGTGTGGACACTGGTTCAAGAACTAGTAGCGAGTGGATGATATGTCCTATAACACAAGTAGAGGAGACCAAACAAATCCTAAGTGTAATCCCTATTTGGGTTGCTACATTTATTCCTAGTGCAATGATTGCTCAGATAAATACCTTGTTTGTAAAGCAAGGATCTACACTCGACAGAGCCATTGGCAACTTCGATATTCCTCCATCAAGTTTAATTGCAGTTACAATCTTAACCATGATTATCACGTATATAATCTATGAACATTTCTTTGTCAAGATTATGCAGAGGTTGACTAAGAACCCTAGAGGGATTACTCTTCTTCAAAGAATGAGCATAGGATTCATAATCCATATAGTGATAATGATAGTTGCATATTTGGCTGAAAGACATAGACTATTTGTGGCCAAAGAACATGGAGTAATTGAAAATGGAGGACAGGTTCCATTGAGCATATTCATTTTGGCTCCACAATTTGTACTTATGGGAATAGCAGAAGCCCTCTTAGAGGGTGCCAAAATTGAGTTTTTCTATGACCAAGCCCCAGAAAGCATGAAGAGCCTTGGGAGTTCGTATTCCTTAACTACTACGGGCATTGGTAGTTTCCTTAGCACTTTTCTTCTCTCAACAGTTTCACATATCACAAAGAAACATAGTCACCAAGGGTGGATTTTGAACAACCTAAATGCTTCTCATCTTGATTACTACTACGCATTTTTGGCAATACTAAATGCCCTgaacttcattttcttcatgATTGTCTCAAAAATCTATGTCTACAGAGCTGAAGTTTCAGATTCTCTAAAAGTGCTTGAAACAGAGCTCAAAGAGAGGACAACAGCTATAAGTGTCAAAACAGATATTAGAAGATAATTGTGTTGTGTATATGAAGGGCAATAGGGTGTTTTAAACACCACATTCTTAagaacaaattttgaaaatgttatatAGCTTAACGATCATGtctctgattattttttattttcaactgtAGTGTAAAAGTTTATTATCCTTCATCTGAACAATGTATTGATAATAGTGAATGTCCTATTGCTaataatgaatatattttaGCTTATAGATTAATAGACTTCATAAAAGCAAGTTAATATTGGTTGTTGAACATTGTcatacaaataaacaaatagtCGATCCAAATGAAGTTAATCCCAAATCAAAGCCATTGATATCCAGTGGACATTATCCCTCATCATTCATTGATAAAtaacaaacataaacatgatatgTTTCTCAAAATTAATGACAGTATACAGATATTATTAACAAATCACATGAAAATGTGCCAAATGACAAGTCTAGGTAGCATAGTTTATACCGGCCCAGATGATTCTCTGGTATTATCCAGCCATAATTGCTATGGCATAAAAGTAAAACGAAGTAGCAATAAAGCCAAAGGAACCTGAGCCACCTATCTTTCCAAAATGACTGGCACt is from Medicago truncatula cultivar Jemalong A17 chromosome 1, MtrunA17r5.0-ANR, whole genome shotgun sequence and encodes:
- the LOC11424939 gene encoding protein NRT1/ PTR FAMILY 5.2 isoform X1; translation: MPMEENIEYTQDGTVDLKGKPVLRSKTGGWKACSFLVVYGTFERMAYYGISSNLILYLTKKLHQGTVTSSNNVNNWVGTVFITPIIGAYVADSHLGRYWTFVIASLIYLLGMCLLTLSVSLPSLKPPECHEMDVTKCKEATTLQLVVFYVALYIIAVGTGGTKPNISTIGADQFDDFDPKQKGLKLSFFNWWMSCIVFGSLFAFTVIVYIQDNVSWTLGYALQTTGFAISIITFLAGTPFYRHKLLSGSPINRMVKVIVAAIRKWGVTVPEDPKELYELSLEEYTSKGKFKIDSTPTFRFLNKACVDTGSRTSSEWMICPITQVEETKQILSVIPIWVATFIPSAMIAQINTLFVKQGSTLDRAIGNFDIPPSSLIAVTILTMIITYIIYEHFFVKIMQRLTKNPRGITLLQRMSIGFIIHIVIMIVAYLAERHRLFVAKEHGVIENGGQVPLSIFILAPQFVLMGIAEALLEGAKIEFFYDQAPESMKSLGSSYSLTTTGIGSFLSTFLLSTVSHITKKHSHQGWILNNLNASHLDYYYAFLAILNALNFIFFMIVSKIYVYRAEVSDSLKVLETELKERTTAISVKTDIRR
- the LOC11424939 gene encoding protein NRT1/ PTR FAMILY 5.2 isoform X2, whose amino-acid sequence is MYGTFERMAYYGISSNLILYLTKKLHQGTVTSSNNVNNWVGTVFITPIIGAYVADSHLGRYWTFVIASLIYLLGMCLLTLSVSLPSLKPPECHEMDVTKCKEATTLQLVVFYVALYIIAVGTGGTKPNISTIGADQFDDFDPKQKGLKLSFFNWWMSCIVFGSLFAFTVIVYIQDNVSWTLGYALQTTGFAISIITFLAGTPFYRHKLLSGSPINRMVKVIVAAIRKWGVTVPEDPKELYELSLEEYTSKGKFKIDSTPTFRFLNKACVDTGSRTSSEWMICPITQVEETKQILSVIPIWVATFIPSAMIAQINTLFVKQGSTLDRAIGNFDIPPSSLIAVTILTMIITYIIYEHFFVKIMQRLTKNPRGITLLQRMSIGFIIHIVIMIVAYLAERHRLFVAKEHGVIENGGQVPLSIFILAPQFVLMGIAEALLEGAKIEFFYDQAPESMKSLGSSYSLTTTGIGSFLSTFLLSTVSHITKKHSHQGWILNNLNASHLDYYYAFLAILNALNFIFFMIVSKIYVYRAEVSDSLKVLETELKERTTAISVKTDIRR
- the LOC11424939 gene encoding protein NRT1/ PTR FAMILY 5.2 isoform X3 is translated as MAYYGISSNLILYLTKKLHQGTVTSSNNVNNWVGTVFITPIIGAYVADSHLGRYWTFVIASLIYLLGMCLLTLSVSLPSLKPPECHEMDVTKCKEATTLQLVVFYVALYIIAVGTGGTKPNISTIGADQFDDFDPKQKGLKLSFFNWWMSCIVFGSLFAFTVIVYIQDNVSWTLGYALQTTGFAISIITFLAGTPFYRHKLLSGSPINRMVKVIVAAIRKWGVTVPEDPKELYELSLEEYTSKGKFKIDSTPTFRFLNKACVDTGSRTSSEWMICPITQVEETKQILSVIPIWVATFIPSAMIAQINTLFVKQGSTLDRAIGNFDIPPSSLIAVTILTMIITYIIYEHFFVKIMQRLTKNPRGITLLQRMSIGFIIHIVIMIVAYLAERHRLFVAKEHGVIENGGQVPLSIFILAPQFVLMGIAEALLEGAKIEFFYDQAPESMKSLGSSYSLTTTGIGSFLSTFLLSTVSHITKKHSHQGWILNNLNASHLDYYYAFLAILNALNFIFFMIVSKIYVYRAEVSDSLKVLETELKERTTAISVKTDIRR